A single region of the Liolophura sinensis isolate JHLJ2023 chromosome 9, CUHK_Ljap_v2, whole genome shotgun sequence genome encodes:
- the LOC135475620 gene encoding uncharacterized protein LOC135475620: MAKSGLVWSLLWLALQLTFGSKSVFDWMKWDRFDELNQKLTMLQDNPDKCNSLTKAEQYMSEDTVSQVPRYNTLRSEAWYQNRSSLIHLHNMALNRAFFYSYIFQKFNTSVFDFTFNPDWYYYYMSATADIHASDNFINGSAVFFDFNCSYPNWFTTLGFNETLPFFGPQAYKVDDYRDPGNWLREPTLTTATVRDFGAMGPMSNYSHPRYKMNPWYDLWLPDTSGNEDSLNKFTYSVGIKYSSATGHFTHEEFQASVFFGPASPGQFDRDKALPVLFTRPYFDCGHSNKWVVSATSPVVDFMPRYSNFTHLRRPRFVAVVVMSIDFERIDFNACPVSVGNPGPSYLSGTARCHPLEHMCKHTSGRGFRRGGYKCQCRRGYRYPMGIQGPYPGDLVEQATAEEFEAGFGCVPIDWRLVLPDIENNQFNPIMISRTKRGVVGEAPCQNCTEQPEGGKTAELTEAQWSDVNGKTLGREKRSLFYSQKAQEKMDKLFEYRSSITAANCKSRTESELYLHGDVSYGVDKQFEAEARTALRLSHFLSNYLQNVIPGESYADFRPAQVLHKDQLFGEVISNVMANHKIRSSGIFYDVHAFPNFNSTTTREFFGPYAWRTKENEFYAHDTAGLKTLYINEEWFQEMKQRWRTNMDGMKKYKMKPFVRYDYSVPRNYRFEFYPIKYRAPSLKHGRWTRPRFKCDGQIDDWVMTFVVPFFGKDQLRRNLQFKGVVTVDVLLSGLDINQCPQPYHVANAFKNTARCPYPSTTCSPLSRYGFNKGGYKCACSQGYEYAHLDGRGWIEGTLLEREFQKKQSGLFHRCERTLTQSAYLWGKITITLL; this comes from the exons ATGGCAAAATCCGGACTCGTCTGGTCATTGTTATGGCTTGCACTACAACTCACATTTGGCTCTAAAAGCGTCTTTGACTGGATGAAATGGGACCGCTTCGATGAGCTGAACCAAAAATTAACAATGTTGCAGGACAACCCTGACAAGTGTAACTCTCTGACCAAGGCTGAACAGTACATGTCGGAAGACACCGTGTCACAAGTACCAAGGTACAACACTCTGAGATCAGAGGCTTGGTACCAGAACCGCTCCAGTCTGATTCATCTACATAACATGGCGTTGAACAGAGCATTTTTCTACAGTTACATTTTCCAGAAATTCAACACGTCCGTGTTTGATTTTACTTTTAACCCAGATTGGTATTACTATTACATGTCAGCCACTGCCGATATCCATGCTAGTGACAACTTTATAAACGGAAGCGCCGTTTTCTTCGATTTTAACTGCAGCTACCCTAATTGGTTCACCACCTTGGGGTTCAACGAAACTTTGCCGTTCTTCGGTCCTCAAGCCTATAAGGTTGACGATTACCGGGACCCTGGTAACTGGTTAAGGGAGCCAACACTGACTACAGCGACTGTCAGAGACTTCGGGGCAATGGGCCCCATGAGTAACTACTCTCATCCCAGATATAAAATGAACCCATGGTATGACCTATGGTTGCCGGATACGTCCGGCAATGAAGATTCTCTGAACAAATTTACCTACAGTGTCGGCATCAAGTACTCAAGTGCCACGGGTCATTTCACTCACGAGGAATTTCAGGCCTCTGTTTTCTTCGGACCCGCCTCGCCTGGACAGTTTGACAGAGACAAGGCTCTTCCCGTCCTCTTCACCCGTCCTTACTTTGACTGTGGCCACTCAAATAAATGGGTGGTCAGCGCCACATCACCGGTGGTGGATTTTATGCCCAGATATTCCAATTTCACCCATCTGAGACGGCCCAG GTTTGTAGCTGTGGTAGTGATGAGTATTGACTTTGAGAGGATTGACTTCAATGCCTGTCCTGTTAGTGTGGGTAACCCTGGACCCAGCTACCTGTCCGGCACGGCCAGGTGTCATCCACTTGAACACATG TGCAAACACACATCTGGCAGAGGCTTCAGGCGAGGAGGGTACAAATGTCAGTGCCGGAGGGGTTATAGATACCCTATGGGGATCCAGGGCCCTTATCCTGGGGACCTTGTGGAGCAAGCCACGGCGGAGGAATTCGAGGCGGGATTCGGCTGTGTGCCGATTGACT GGCGATTGGTTTTACCCGACATCGAAAACAATCAATTCAACCCGATTATGATTAGCCGAACTAAACGAGGGGTTGTTGGTGAGGCCCCCTGTCAAAATTGTACAGAGCAACCTGAGGGAGGGAAAACTGCTGAGTTAACAGAAGCCCAGTGGTCAGATGTTAATGGAAAGACTCTTGGCCGAGAAAAGCGATCCTTGTTTTACAGCCAGAAAGCACAAGAAAAAATGGATAAACTATTTGAGTACAGATCATCCATAACCGCGGCAAACTGTAAAAGTCGCACTGAAAGTGAACTGTATCTTCACGGCGACGTCAGCTACGGGGTGGACAAACAGTTCGAGGCGGAGGCCCGCACTGCTCTTAGGCTCTCTCACTTCCTGTCTAACTACCTGCAAAACGTTATCCCGGGAGAAAGTTACGCAGACTTCCGGCCAGCACAGGTACTCCACAAGGATCAGCTTTTTGGGGAAGTCATATCAAATGTCATGGCCAACCACAAAATTAGATCAAGTGGAATATTTTACGATGTGCACGCTTTTCCAAATTTCAACTCTACCACAACCCGCGAATTTTTCGGGCCTTACGCATGGCGTACAAAGGAAAATGAGTTTTACGCTCACGACACAGCCGGGCTGAAGACGCTATACATCAACGAAGAGTGGTTTCAGGAAATGAAACAACGCTGGAGAACAAACATGGATGGaatgaagaaatacaaaatgaaaCCTTTTGTCAGGTACGATTACTCCGTCCCCAGGAATTACAGGTTTGAGTTTTACCCCATAAAGTACAGAGCACCCTCGCTCAAACATGGCAGATGGACACGGCCCAGGTTTAAATGCGACGGCCAGATAGACGACTGGGTGATGACATTCGTGGTACCATTTTTCGGGAAAGATCAGCTGAGACGAAATTTACAATTCAA GGGTGTAGTGACAGTTGATGTATTGTTGTCGGGATTGGACATCAACCAATGTCCTCAGCCTTACCACGTGGCCAATGCTTTCAAGAACACAGCTCGCTGTCCTTATCCGTCCACCACT TGTTCCCCATTGTCCCGTTACGGGTTTAACAAGGGCGGCTACAAGTGTGCTTGTAGTCAAGGTTACGAGTACGCCCACTTGGATGGCCGGGGGTGGATAGAAGGCACACTTCTGGAGAGGGAGTTCCAGAAGAAACAGAGTGGACTCTTTCACAG ATGCGAGCGGACGTTGACCCAATCTGCATACCTCTGGGGTAAAATCACTATTACATTACTGTAA